The Buteo buteo chromosome 23, bButBut1.hap1.1, whole genome shotgun sequence genome includes a window with the following:
- the SPDEF gene encoding SAM pointed domain-containing Ets transcription factor isoform X2: MGSASPGLTALPHSRLAQPDATLLPPPQDPDTRSWGCLDSPSPPATPEQPLPAFCLHYFDMLYSEDIAWATKGMGEPSQSGAQEGRGEAQKEPEQCPIIDSQGLGLGAEGDLQASLHLEEHSLEQVQSMVVGEVLKDIETACKLLNITADPADWSPGNVQKWILWTEHQYRLPQIGKSFQELSGKDLCAMSEEQFCQRSPAGGDILHAHLDIWKSAAWMKEKAAPGDMRYCGEFCDASWADSEVDSSCAGQPIHLWQFLKELLLKPHNYGRFIRWLNKEKGIFKIEDSAQVARLWGIRKNRPAMNYDKLSRSIRQYYKKGIIRKPDISQRLVYQFVHPV, encoded by the exons ATGGGCAGCGCCAGTCCCGGGCTGACCGCTCTGCCCCACAGCCGCCTCGCCCAGCCGGACGCtaccctgctgccccccccccaggaccccgaCACCcggagctggggctgcctggatagccccagcccccccgccacccctgagcagcccctgcctgctttTTGCCTGCACTACTTCGACATGCTCTACTCGGAGGACATCGCCTGGGCCACCAAGGGCATGGGGGAACCATCCCAAAGCGGTGCCCAGGAGGGGCGAGGGGAGGCACAGAAGGAGCCGGAGCAATGTCCCATCATCGATAGCCagggtttggggctgggggccgAGGGGGACCTGCAGGCCAGCTTGCACCTGGAGGAGCACTCGCTGGAGCAGGTACAGAGCATGGTGGTGGGCGAAGTGCTGAAGGACATCGAGACGGCCTGCAAGCTCCTCAACATCACCGCAG ACCCAGCGGACTGGAGCCCCGGCAACGTGCAGAAGTGGATCCTGTGGACGGAGCACCAGTACCGGCTGCCGCAGATCGGGAAGTCCTTCCAGGAGCTGTCGGGAAAGGACCTGTGTGCCATGTCTGAGGAGCAGTTCTGCCAGCGCTCACCTGCCGGCGGCGACATCCTGCACGCCCACCTCGACATCTGGAAGTCTG CCGCCTGGATGAAGGAAAAAGCTGCCCCAGGAGATATGAGATACTGCGGTGAGTTTT GCGATGCCAGCTGGGCGGACAGCGAGGTGGACTCGTCCTGCGCCGGCCAACCCATCCACCTTTGGCAATTCCtcaaagagctgctgctgaaacccCACAACTACGGTCGCTTCATCCGCTGGCTCAACAAGGAGAAAG GCATCTTCAAGATCGAGGACTCGGCACAAGTGGCCCGTTTGTGGGGCATTCGGAAGAACCGCCCGGCCATGAACTACGACAAGCTGAGCCGCTCCATCCGGCAGTATTACAAGAAAGGCATCATCCGCAAACCCGACATCTCCCAGCGCCTCGTCTACCAGTTCGTCCACCCGGTCTGA
- the PACSIN1 gene encoding protein kinase C and casein kinase substrate in neurons protein 1, whose amino-acid sequence MSGSYDESAAAAEETTDSFWEVGNYKRTVKRIDDGHRLCNDLMNCVHERAKIEKSYAQQLTDWSKRWRQLIEKGPQYGSLEKAWGAIMTEADKVSELHQEVKNSLLNDDFEKVKNWQKDAYHKQIMGGFKEAKEAEDGFRKAQKPWAKKLKELETAKKAYHLACKEEKLAMTREANSKAEQSNTPEQQKKLQDKVEKCKQDVQKTQEKYEKVLDELNKCTPQYIESMEQVFEQCQQFEEKRLSFLKEVLLDIKRHLNLAESSSYANVYRELEQTIRLSDAQEDLRWFRSTSGPGMPMNWPQFEEWNPDLTHTITRKEKQKKGEGVTLTNASSTGETGAPAGERGSVSSHDRGQTYSAEWSDDEGSNSFNTSEANGGTNPFDEESAGKGVRVRALYDYDGQEQDELSFKAGDELTKLGEEDEQGWCKGRLDNGQLGLYPANYVEAI is encoded by the exons ATGTCGGGTTCCTACGACGAGTCGGCAGCGGCTGCGGAGGAAACAACCGACAGCTTCTGGGAG GTGGGGAACTACAAGCGCACGGTGAAGCGGATCGACGACGGGCACCGGCTCTGCAATGACCTCATGAACTGCGTGCACGAGCGGGCCAAGATCGAGAAGTCCTACGCCCAGCAGCTCACCGACTGGTCCAAGCGGTGGAGGCAGCTCATTGAGAAAG gtCCCCAGTACggcagcctggagaaggcatGGGGTGCCATCATGACGGAGGCGGACAAGGTGAGCGAGCTGCACCAGGAGGTGAAGAACAGCCTGCTGAATGACGACTTCGAGAAGGTCAAGAACTGGCAGAAGGATGCCTACCACAAGCAGATCATGGGAGGCTTCAAGGAGGCCAAGGAGGCTGAGGATGGATTCCGGAAAGCCCAGAAGCCCTGGGCCAAGAAGCTCAAGGAG CTGGAGACAGCCAAGAAAGCCTACCACCTGGCATGCAAGGAAGAGAAGCTGGCGATGACCCGGGAAGCCAACAGCAAGGCAGAGCAGTCCAATACCCCTGAGCAGCAGAAGAAGCTCCAGGACAAAGTGGAAAAGTGCAAGCAAGATGTGCAAAAG ACTCAGGAGAAGTACGAGAAGGTGCTGGACGAGCTGAACAAGTGCACCCCGCAGTACATCGAGAGCATGGAGCAGGTCTTTGAGCAGTGCCAGCAGTTTGAGGAGAAGAGGCTCAGCTTCCTCAAGGAAGTGCTCCTGGACATCAAGAGGCACCTGAACCTGGCCGAGAGCAGCAG CTACGCCAACGTCTACCGAGAGCTGGAGCAGACCATCCGCCTCTCAGATGCGCAGGAGGATCTCCGGTGGTTCCGCAGCACCAGTGGCCCCGGGATGCCCATGAACTGGCCCCAGTTCGAG GAGTGGAACCCAGACTTGACGCACACGATAACGcggaaggagaagcagaagaagggCGAGGGAGTGACCCTCACCAACGCCAGCAGCACGGGCGAGACGGGGGCACCGGCGGGCGAGCGTGGGAG tgtGAGCAGCCACGACCGTGGGCAGACCTACAGCGCCGAGTGGTCCGATGACGAAGGCAGCAACTCCTTCAACACCAGCGAGGCCAACGGCGGCACCAACCCCTTCGACGAGGAGTCGGCGGGGAAGGGCGTGCGGGTGCGGGCTCTGTATGATTACGACGGGCAGGAGCAGGATGAGCTCAGCTTCAAAGCAG GTGATGAACTAACCAAACTTGGTGAAGAAGACGAGCAAGGATGGTGCAAAGGGCGCTTGGACAACGGGCAGCTAGGTCTCTACCCCGCCAACTACGTGGAGGCAATCTAA
- the SPDEF gene encoding SAM pointed domain-containing Ets transcription factor isoform X1, with protein sequence MGSASPGLTALPHSRLAQPDATLLPPPQDPDTRSWGCLDSPSPPATPEQPLPAFCLHYFDMLYSEDIAWATKGMGEPSQSGAQEGRGEAQKEPEQCPIIDSQGLGLGAEGDLQASLHLEEHSLEQVQSMVVGEVLKDIETACKLLNITADPADWSPGNVQKWILWTEHQYRLPQIGKSFQELSGKDLCAMSEEQFCQRSPAGGDILHAHLDIWKSAAWMKEKAAPGDMRYCGGDASWADSEVDSSCAGQPIHLWQFLKELLLKPHNYGRFIRWLNKEKGIFKIEDSAQVARLWGIRKNRPAMNYDKLSRSIRQYYKKGIIRKPDISQRLVYQFVHPV encoded by the exons ATGGGCAGCGCCAGTCCCGGGCTGACCGCTCTGCCCCACAGCCGCCTCGCCCAGCCGGACGCtaccctgctgccccccccccaggaccccgaCACCcggagctggggctgcctggatagccccagcccccccgccacccctgagcagcccctgcctgctttTTGCCTGCACTACTTCGACATGCTCTACTCGGAGGACATCGCCTGGGCCACCAAGGGCATGGGGGAACCATCCCAAAGCGGTGCCCAGGAGGGGCGAGGGGAGGCACAGAAGGAGCCGGAGCAATGTCCCATCATCGATAGCCagggtttggggctgggggccgAGGGGGACCTGCAGGCCAGCTTGCACCTGGAGGAGCACTCGCTGGAGCAGGTACAGAGCATGGTGGTGGGCGAAGTGCTGAAGGACATCGAGACGGCCTGCAAGCTCCTCAACATCACCGCAG ACCCAGCGGACTGGAGCCCCGGCAACGTGCAGAAGTGGATCCTGTGGACGGAGCACCAGTACCGGCTGCCGCAGATCGGGAAGTCCTTCCAGGAGCTGTCGGGAAAGGACCTGTGTGCCATGTCTGAGGAGCAGTTCTGCCAGCGCTCACCTGCCGGCGGCGACATCCTGCACGCCCACCTCGACATCTGGAAGTCTG CCGCCTGGATGAAGGAAAAAGCTGCCCCAGGAGATATGAGATACTGCG GAGGCGATGCCAGCTGGGCGGACAGCGAGGTGGACTCGTCCTGCGCCGGCCAACCCATCCACCTTTGGCAATTCCtcaaagagctgctgctgaaacccCACAACTACGGTCGCTTCATCCGCTGGCTCAACAAGGAGAAAG GCATCTTCAAGATCGAGGACTCGGCACAAGTGGCCCGTTTGTGGGGCATTCGGAAGAACCGCCCGGCCATGAACTACGACAAGCTGAGCCGCTCCATCCGGCAGTATTACAAGAAAGGCATCATCCGCAAACCCGACATCTCCCAGCGCCTCGTCTACCAGTTCGTCCACCCGGTCTGA